A portion of the Clupea harengus chromosome 18, Ch_v2.0.2, whole genome shotgun sequence genome contains these proteins:
- the zgc:194930 gene encoding uncharacterized protein zgc:194930 isoform X2: MMGCNCCRMLKSYIYDPSVPVEVHGRKRDPAGSSLYLPNHHLPGNNDPLQKKQGFYNLGYNSSGGLGASSPPISPVKLDSENNHINRLHGNGPPADNASLGWTGGGKGGGGRGGEVDSGIRIPQLKEQVALKNAPPLPSVPPIYQLPSTLTPTAKGPDGSIRPWDIAHLSGDEVIRKGPYHLREGPEGVECYVDDDDDEEERESGVGSTPEYLGDTGDEASVLSGDINTSSTSLSSGDTRPGTGVEKRARRETEGGEEREDCQSVTDSMVDEALAALAAATAGEDYD; this comes from the exons ATGATGGGTTGCAATTGCTGTCGGATGCTCAAAAG ttacaTCTATGACCCCTCTGTTCCGGTGGAAGTCCATGGGCGCAAGAGAGACCCGGCGGGCAGCTCGCTCTACCTGCCCAACCACCACCTTCCCGGCAACAATGACCCCCTCCAGAAGAAGCAGGGCTTCTACAACCTGGGCTACAACAGCAGCGGGGGCCTCGGTGCATCAagcccccccatctcccccgtAAAGCTTGACAGCGAGAACAACCACATCAACCGCCTCCATGGAAACGGCCCACCTGCCGACAACGCCAGCCTGGGATGGACCGGCggtgggaagggagggggaggtagAGGAGGTGAAGTGGACTCTGGCATACGAATCCCTCAACTCAAGGAGCAGGTAGCCCTGAAAAACGCCCCTCCACTTCCAAGTGTACCACCCATTTACCAGctcccctccaccctcacccccaccgcCAAAGGCCCCGACGGCTCCATACGGCCCTGGGACATAGCGCACCTGAGTGGGGATGAAGTGATACGTAAGGGACCCTACCACCTCCGGGAGGGCCCGGAGGGTGTGGAGTGCTATgtggacgacgacgacgacgaggaggagagggagagcggcgTGGGCAGCACCCCCGAGTACCTGGGGGACACGGGGGACGAGGCCAGCGTCCTCTCTGGGGACATCAACACCAGCTCCACCAGCCTGTCCTCGGGGGACACGAGGCCAGGAACAGGGGTAGAGAAGAGGGcaaggagagagacggagggaggcgAGGAGAGGGAGGATTGCCAGAGCGTCACAGACTCCATGGTGGACGAGGCCCTGGCCGCACTAGCAGCAGCCACTGCAGGCGAGGACTATGACTGA
- the zgc:194930 gene encoding uncharacterized protein zgc:194930 isoform X1, producing the protein MLLGIHPLCFLVWLPGLVPLFPIPLERYTDASYIYDPSVPVEVHGRKRDPAGSSLYLPNHHLPGNNDPLQKKQGFYNLGYNSSGGLGASSPPISPVKLDSENNHINRLHGNGPPADNASLGWTGGGKGGGGRGGEVDSGIRIPQLKEQVALKNAPPLPSVPPIYQLPSTLTPTAKGPDGSIRPWDIAHLSGDEVIRKGPYHLREGPEGVECYVDDDDDEEERESGVGSTPEYLGDTGDEASVLSGDINTSSTSLSSGDTRPGTGVEKRARRETEGGEEREDCQSVTDSMVDEALAALAAATAGEDYD; encoded by the exons ATGCTGCTAGGAATCCATCCTCTGTGTTTCCTGGTGTGGTTACCTGGACTTGTGCCATTGTTCCCTATTCCCTTGGAAAGATATACAGATGCTAG ttacaTCTATGACCCCTCTGTTCCGGTGGAAGTCCATGGGCGCAAGAGAGACCCGGCGGGCAGCTCGCTCTACCTGCCCAACCACCACCTTCCCGGCAACAATGACCCCCTCCAGAAGAAGCAGGGCTTCTACAACCTGGGCTACAACAGCAGCGGGGGCCTCGGTGCATCAagcccccccatctcccccgtAAAGCTTGACAGCGAGAACAACCACATCAACCGCCTCCATGGAAACGGCCCACCTGCCGACAACGCCAGCCTGGGATGGACCGGCggtgggaagggagggggaggtagAGGAGGTGAAGTGGACTCTGGCATACGAATCCCTCAACTCAAGGAGCAGGTAGCCCTGAAAAACGCCCCTCCACTTCCAAGTGTACCACCCATTTACCAGctcccctccaccctcacccccaccgcCAAAGGCCCCGACGGCTCCATACGGCCCTGGGACATAGCGCACCTGAGTGGGGATGAAGTGATACGTAAGGGACCCTACCACCTCCGGGAGGGCCCGGAGGGTGTGGAGTGCTATgtggacgacgacgacgacgaggaggagagggagagcggcgTGGGCAGCACCCCCGAGTACCTGGGGGACACGGGGGACGAGGCCAGCGTCCTCTCTGGGGACATCAACACCAGCTCCACCAGCCTGTCCTCGGGGGACACGAGGCCAGGAACAGGGGTAGAGAAGAGGGcaaggagagagacggagggaggcgAGGAGAGGGAGGATTGCCAGAGCGTCACAGACTCCATGGTGGACGAGGCCCTGGCCGCACTAGCAGCAGCCACTGCAGGCGAGGACTATGACTGA